The following DNA comes from Thermus oshimai DSM 12092.
CTTAAGCGCCTGGGGATAGAGGCAAAGGAGGTGCGGAAGAAGGAGCACCTGGAGGGGCTCAAGGCCCTCATCGTGCCTGGCGGGGAGTCCACCACCATCGGCAAGCTGGCCCGGGAATACGGAATCGAGGACGAGGTGCGCAAGCGGGTGGAAGAGGGTTCCCTGGCCCTCTTCGGCACCTGCGCCGGGGCCATATGGCTGGCCCGGGAGATCCTGGGCTACCCCGAGCAGCCCCGGCTTGGGGTACTGGACGTGGCCGTGGAGCGGAACGCCTTCGGAAGGCAGGTGGAAAGCTTCCGGGAGGACATCCAGATTAAGAGCTTCTCGGAACCCTTCCCCGGGGTCTTCATCCGCGCCCCCCTCTTCCGGCGGGTGGGGGAGGGGGTGGAGGTTTTGGCGGAGCTTGGGGGGCTGCCCATCCTGGTGCGCCAGGGGAAGGTGTTGGCCTCGAGCTTCCACCCCGAGCTCACGGAGGACCTCCGCCTCCACCGCTACTTCCTGGAGATGGCCGGCCTGTAAGTACCCCGCCGAGGCGTTCGCTTCGCCGGGGATCCAGGAAGGGCGTCTGGCGCGCTTTTCCTCCGAGCTTCTTGAGGATTTTTTATCCCGAGGCGCTTAGTACGAAGAGCCGAAGGCCGGGGAAGCGCCGGAAGTCTCGGTCAAAGGTCACCAGACGGTGCCCGCCGGCCCGGGCGAAGGCGGCAAGCTACGCGTCCGTCCAGAGCCTTGGGGGAAGCCCTTCCTGGACCCATTCGCCCAGGACCTCTTCCAGGTTCTCCGGCTCTTCCAGGAGCGGCACCTGGGTTTCCCTTCGGAGGGCCTTGTAGAGGGTCCAGGCCTCTTCCGCCCTGAGGGGTTTGCCGTCCATGGCTTTGGGGTTGGTGAGGAGCCGGAGCAGCCCCAAGGCGGTGACCCTCACCAGGGCCGGCTCCTCCGCCTCCTCCCAATACGCCCGCGCCTGGGCGTGGAAGGGATGTTCGGGAACCAGGAGGGCGAACCAGACGTTGAGGTCAGGAAGGTCCATGGTCTTCCAGGAGCGCCCAGAGGTCCGCGTGGCTTAGGGGGGGGATGCGCCGCCCCGCCTCGGGGATCTGGGGGAGGCATTTGGGGGAGGTGGACCTCGAGCGGGCTAGGCCCTCCTCCAGGTAGCGGATGAGGAGCGCCCGCAGGGTTTTCCCCTCTTTGGCTGCCTGCACCTTCAGGCGCCGGTAGAGGGGGTCCGGCAGGTCCACGGTGGTTCGCATACAGCCATATTAGCATAAAAGGATCCCAAGGCACCCCCTTCGGGTAGGGGATAGGGGAACTCGGCCTACCCCCCTTTGCGGGCGCCCAGGTACGTCAGGCCGAGCCCCAGGAGGGCCGCCACCAGGGAGGCGGAGAGCACCCCAAGCTTGGCCTGGTCTAGGAGGGAGGGGCTTGGGAAGGCTAGGGCGGCGATGAAGAGGGCCATGGTGAAGCCGATGCCCGCCAGGAACCCCACCCCCAGGATGGCCTTCCACCCCACCCCTTCCGGGAGCTGGGCGAGCCCAGATTTCACCGCCAGGAAGGCGAAGAGGAGGATGCCCAGGGGCTTACCCAGGAGGAGGCCGAAGAAGGCCCCCAGGGCCACGGGGCCCAAGGCCACCCCTTCCAGGGCCACCCCCGCGTTGAAGAAGGCGAAGAGGGGCAGGACCAGGTAGGCCACCCAGGGGTGGAGGAGGTGTTCCAGCCGGTGCAGGGGGCTTTGGGCCCGGGCCAGGCTGGCCTCGAGGCCCTCCAGGGCCCCTTCCAGGGCCTCGGGGTCCTCGTGGGCCATTTCTCTAAGCTCCTGGTGCAGTTCCGGTAGGGGGAGGGCCCGGGTTAGGGGAACGGCCAGGGCCAGGAGCACCCCGGCTAGGGTGGCGTGGACCCCCGACTTGAGGGTGAAGTACCAGAGGAAAAGCCCCAGGACCATGTACACGGGAAGGGCCCGCACCCCAAGCCGGTTGGCCAGGAAGGCGAGCCCCAGGAAAAGGGCCGCCCAGCCTAAGGCCCCTAGGTTGAGGGTTTCGGTGTAGAAGAGGGCGATAACCAGGACCGCCCCCAGGTCGTCCACGATGGCCAAGGCGGTGAGGAAGACCTTGAGGGCTAGGGGCACCCTGGAGCCCAGGAGGGCCAGCACCCCCAGGGCGAAGGCGATGTCCGTGGCCATGGGCACGCCCCAGCCCCTTAGCCCCTCCCCGCCCCAGTTGAAGGCCAGGTAGACCAGGGCCGGGGCCACCATGCCCCCTAGGGCGGCGGCCACGGCCAGCCCCGCCCGCCGGGGGTCTTTGAGCTCCCCCTGGAGGAGCTCCCGCTTGATCTCCAGCCCCACCAGGAGGAAGAAAAAGGCCATGAGGAGGTCGTTGATCCAGAGGACCAGGGGCTTTTCCAGCTTCCAGTCCCCAACGCCCACCCCTAGGGGGGTTTCCTTCAGTCCAAAGTAGGCCGGGCTCAAGGGGGAGTTGGCCACGAGGAAAGCGATGAGGGCGGCGAGGAAAAGGAGGACGCCGCCCTTAGACTCGCTTTCCAGGAACTGGTCCAACAGCTTTGGAAAGCGCATGCCCCCATTATAGGTAGGGGGCCTTTCCCCCTCAGGGGCGCATGCGGGTGTACATCCGGGGGAAGGGGATGGCCTCCCGCACGTGGGCCAGGCCGCAGATCCAGGCCACGGTGCGCTCGAGGCCCAGCCCAAACCCCGAGTGGGGCACGCTCCCGAAGCGCCTCAGGTCCAGGTACCAGCCGTAGACCTCCTCGGGGAGGCCGAACTCCCGGATCTTCTGCTTAAGGAGCTCGAGGTCGTGGATCCTTTGGCTGCCCCCGATGATCTCCCCGTAGCCCTCGGGGGCCAGGAGGTCGTCGTTGAGGACGAGCTCGGGGTCCTCGGGGTCGGGCTCCATGTAGAAGGCCTTCACCTTGGCGGGGTAGCGCTCCACGAAGACCGGCCGGTCAAACCGCCGGCTTAGGGCGGCCTCCTGGGGGGCGCCGAAGTCCTCCCCGTAGACCATGGGGGGCACCTCGGGGTCCTCCTCCGCCAGGCGGTTCACCAGGGCCACGGCCTCCTTGTAGGTGAGGCGGGGGTAGTTCCCCTCCGCCGCGGGCTCCAGCGCCTTTGGGTCCCGCTCCAGCATCTCCAGCTCCCGGGCCCGTCGTTCCAGGACCCGGCCCACCAGGAAGGCCACCAGTTCCTCCTGGAGGGCCATGTTCTCCTCGTGGGTCATGAAGGCCACCTCGGGCTCCACCATCCAGAACTCCAGGAGGTGCCGCCGGGTCTTGCTCCTTTCCGCGCGGAAGGTGGGGCCGAAGGTGTAGACCTTGCCGAAGGCCAAAGCGCCGGCCTCCGCGTAGAGCTGGCCCGACTGGGAGAGGTAGGCCTTCTCCCCGTCAAAGAGCTCCACCTCGAAGAGCTCCGTGGTGCCCTCCACCGCGCTCGGGGTGAGGATGGGGGCGTCAAAGCGGAGGAAGCCCCTCGCCCCGAAGAACTCGTGGATGGCCCGTTCCAGCTCGTCCCGGATGCGCAGCACCGCGAAGGGCCTGCGGTGGCGGAGCCAGAGGTGGCGGTGGTCCAGGAGGAAGTCTATACCGTGCTCCTTGGGCCCGATGGGGTACTCCTCCTTTGGGCGGCTCACCACCTCGAGGTCCCGCACGGCCAGCTCGTACCCCCCGGGGGCCCGCTCGTCCTTGCGCACCACGCCCCTTAGGATGAGGGCCGTCTCCTGGGGGAGGTGGTCCGCCTCCCGGAAGGCCGCCTCCGGCACCTCCCCCTTCACCACCGTGGCCTGGAGGAAGCCGGTGCCGTCCCGGAGGATGAGGAAGTGGATCTTCCCCTTGCTCCTTTTCCCGTAGAGCCAGCCCCTGAGCTCCACCTCCTGGCCCTCGTGCTGGGCGATGTCCTCTATGAAAACCCGCATACCTAGGGGATTTTACCCCCTATCCACCTTAGGGCCTCCCTAAGCCCGCAGGCCTCCACCGGGGGAGCCACCCAGCGGGCCGCCTTCTGCACCGATAGGGGCGCGTTCCCCATGGCCACGCCCAGGCCCACGGCCCGGAGGAGCTCCAGGTCGTTCTCCCCGTCCCCCACCATGGCCGCCTCCTCCAGGGAAACCCCGTAGGCCTGGGCCACCCGCTCCGCCGCGGTGCGCTTGCTCACCCCCCGCTTGGTGAGGGAGAGGAAGCGCACCCCGGGCATCTTGGGGCTTTCCGCCAGGTGGGGGGCGAGCTCTTCCGGGAGGGCTTCCAGGAAAT
Coding sequences within:
- the nhaA gene encoding Na+/H+ antiporter NhaA, coding for MRFPKLLDQFLESESKGGVLLFLAALIAFLVANSPLSPAYFGLKETPLGVGVGDWKLEKPLVLWINDLLMAFFFLLVGLEIKRELLQGELKDPRRAGLAVAAALGGMVAPALVYLAFNWGGEGLRGWGVPMATDIAFALGVLALLGSRVPLALKVFLTALAIVDDLGAVLVIALFYTETLNLGALGWAALFLGLAFLANRLGVRALPVYMVLGLFLWYFTLKSGVHATLAGVLLALAVPLTRALPLPELHQELREMAHEDPEALEGALEGLEASLARAQSPLHRLEHLLHPWVAYLVLPLFAFFNAGVALEGVALGPVALGAFFGLLLGKPLGILLFAFLAVKSGLAQLPEGVGWKAILGVGFLAGIGFTMALFIAALAFPSPSLLDQAKLGVLSASLVAALLGLGLTYLGARKGG
- the pdxT gene encoding pyridoxal 5'-phosphate synthase glutaminase subunit PdxT; translated protein: MRGVVGVLALQGDFREHKEALKRLGIEAKEVRKKEHLEGLKALIVPGGESTTIGKLAREYGIEDEVRKRVEEGSLALFGTCAGAIWLAREILGYPEQPRLGVLDVAVERNAFGRQVESFREDIQIKSFSEPFPGVFIRAPLFRRVGEGVEVLAELGGLPILVRQGKVLASSFHPELTEDLRLHRYFLEMAGL
- the asnS gene encoding asparagine--tRNA ligase, producing the protein MRVFIEDIAQHEGQEVELRGWLYGKRSKGKIHFLILRDGTGFLQATVVKGEVPEAAFREADHLPQETALILRGVVRKDERAPGGYELAVRDLEVVSRPKEEYPIGPKEHGIDFLLDHRHLWLRHRRPFAVLRIRDELERAIHEFFGARGFLRFDAPILTPSAVEGTTELFEVELFDGEKAYLSQSGQLYAEAGALAFGKVYTFGPTFRAERSKTRRHLLEFWMVEPEVAFMTHEENMALQEELVAFLVGRVLERRARELEMLERDPKALEPAAEGNYPRLTYKEAVALVNRLAEEDPEVPPMVYGEDFGAPQEAALSRRFDRPVFVERYPAKVKAFYMEPDPEDPELVLNDDLLAPEGYGEIIGGSQRIHDLELLKQKIREFGLPEEVYGWYLDLRRFGSVPHSGFGLGLERTVAWICGLAHVREAIPFPRMYTRMRP